A section of the Clostridium sp. TW13 genome encodes:
- a CDS encoding glycoside hydrolase family 66 protein yields the protein MKKKFIAAALVILCIAGGCIVYKLKTFSVEDSTKVSKGGKLISDVYTDKARYNPKDSVNVKVELDNKLDKGYKGSVEIYFKHLNNTVEKKKLEVSLNSKEKKTLDISWNAPSEDYKGYLVEVYATHGITVDDNRNTAVDVSSTWDKFPRYGYIAEYPDQSKDKSESIINNINKFHIDGLQFYDWQNKHQKPLPGDESNLTKSWKDIANRDIYFETVKDYINLAHSKNIKAGNYNLIYGAYTDYQKDGVKPEWGIYKDSFHREQDGYPLPDGWASSISIFNPANKDWQNYIYSKEKEAFKVLNFDIYHMDTLGNRGITFDYNGESVDLPNTYADFINNAKSTLGVGVVFNTVNRYGLEQVAKSNVDFLYSELWPTDYPNYYNFKETVDKGYELTSGKKSTVIAAYMNYGSAGMPGVFNENSVRLTDAAIFAAGGAHIELGDTGMLGREYFPNKNLKMPDSLVAAMRNYYDFLVAYENLLRDDLKDSKNPVSLTGINTSSDGQADTVWTYAKEKKGYEVVQLINLLGMKNEAWRDDGANYDAPSSKKDLKLNYTIKEGKVKGVYLASPDINGGKPIKLKYKTTKEGENTKLQIEVPELQYWDMVYVEKE from the coding sequence TTGAAGAAAAAGTTTATTGCAGCTGCATTGGTGATACTTTGTATTGCAGGTGGATGCATAGTTTACAAGCTAAAAACCTTTAGTGTAGAAGATAGTACTAAGGTTTCAAAAGGTGGAAAGCTTATAAGTGATGTTTATACTGATAAAGCTAGGTACAATCCAAAAGATAGTGTCAATGTTAAGGTTGAACTGGATAATAAGCTTGATAAAGGATATAAAGGTTCAGTGGAGATATATTTTAAACACTTAAATAATACAGTGGAAAAGAAAAAATTAGAGGTTTCTTTAAATAGCAAAGAAAAAAAGACCTTGGATATTTCTTGGAACGCTCCTTCAGAGGACTATAAGGGCTATCTTGTAGAGGTATATGCAACTCATGGGATTACTGTAGATGATAATAGAAATACTGCTGTAGATGTTTCATCAACTTGGGATAAGTTTCCTAGGTATGGCTATATAGCTGAGTATCCTGATCAAAGTAAGGATAAGTCTGAAAGCATAATAAATAATATAAATAAATTTCATATAGATGGCTTACAATTTTATGATTGGCAGAACAAACATCAAAAGCCACTTCCAGGAGATGAGTCCAATTTGACAAAGTCTTGGAAGGATATAGCCAACAGAGATATATATTTTGAAACCGTAAAGGATTATATCAATTTGGCTCATAGTAAGAACATTAAAGCTGGAAATTACAATCTGATTTATGGAGCATATACAGATTATCAGAAGGATGGAGTAAAACCAGAATGGGGAATATATAAGGATAGTTTCCATAGAGAGCAGGATGGCTATCCACTTCCAGATGGATGGGCTTCTTCTATTTCTATATTTAATCCAGCAAATAAAGATTGGCAGAACTATATATATAGTAAGGAAAAAGAGGCTTTCAAAGTATTAAACTTTGACATATATCACATGGATACCTTAGGAAATAGGGGGATTACCTTTGATTATAATGGAGAGTCTGTTGATCTTCCCAATACTTATGCTGATTTTATTAACAATGCAAAGAGTACTTTAGGAGTTGGAGTAGTTTTTAATACAGTTAATAGATATGGCTTGGAGCAGGTTGCAAAGTCAAATGTAGATTTTCTTTATTCTGAACTTTGGCCTACAGACTATCCTAATTATTATAATTTTAAAGAAACTGTTGATAAAGGCTATGAATTAACTTCTGGAAAGAAAAGTACAGTTATAGCTGCATATATGAATTATGGTTCAGCAGGAATGCCAGGAGTATTTAATGAGAATAGCGTTAGGTTAACTGATGCTGCTATATTTGCTGCTGGTGGTGCACATATAGAATTAGGTGATACAGGTATGCTTGGAAGGGAGTATTTCCCTAATAAAAATTTGAAAATGCCAGACTCATTGGTAGCTGCAATGAGAAATTATTATGATTTTTTAGTTGCTTATGAAAACTTGTTAAGAGATGACTTAAAGGATAGCAAAAATCCTGTGAGTCTTACTGGTATTAATACAAGTAGTGATGGACAAGCAGATACTGTTTGGACTTATGCAAAAGAAAAAAAGGGATATGAGGTTGTACAGCTTATAAATCTTTTAGGAATGAAGAATGAAGCATGGAGAGATGATGGAGCAAATTACGATGCGCCTTCATCAAAGAAAGACTTAAAGCTTAACTATACAATTAAAGAAGGTAAAGTAAAAGGTGTTTATCTAGCTTCTCCAGATATTAATGGGGGGAAGCCAATTAAATTAAAATACAAAACTACAAAAGAAGGAGAGAATACTAAGCTCCAAATAGAGGTTCCAGAGCTTCAGTATTGGGACATGGTATATGTTGAAAAAGAATAA
- a CDS encoding carbohydrate ABC transporter permease, which yields MVKNKAGQVILHLVLLVMVVIALLPFLNMISTSLMPDTYVLPSKPQIIPKQFYLGNYITAWKGENFSIYFFNSVFVTVAATVLTIFVSSLSGYGFARLNFPGKKIIFNIYIFSLMMPAVLALISQFTILQGLHLVDTYTGLLLLYVSGGIAGNTFFLKGFFETIPRELEESVIMDGGNKWSIYRNIILPLSKPALATMAIGTFSGTWMEVFTALTVIKTQSKRTLPIAIKLLQNGKATQWGVIFAAAILVLIPIIVIFIVFNKQFIKSGGSEGAVKG from the coding sequence ATGGTTAAAAATAAAGCTGGACAAGTAATATTACATCTAGTGCTTTTAGTAATGGTGGTGATTGCACTATTACCATTCTTAAACATGATAAGTACCTCCTTAATGCCAGATACTTATGTTTTGCCTTCTAAGCCACAAATAATTCCTAAGCAATTCTATCTAGGAAACTATATAACTGCATGGAAGGGTGAAAATTTTTCAATATATTTTTTCAACAGCGTATTTGTAACTGTTGCTGCCACAGTATTAACTATTTTTGTATCATCACTATCTGGTTATGGATTTGCAAGGCTTAATTTTCCTGGTAAGAAGATAATTTTTAACATTTATATATTCTCACTTATGATGCCAGCAGTTCTTGCATTAATATCACAATTTACAATATTACAAGGATTACATTTAGTTGATACGTATACAGGTTTACTGCTTTTATATGTTAGTGGGGGAATAGCGGGGAATACCTTCTTCTTAAAAGGTTTCTTTGAAACCATTCCAAGAGAATTAGAGGAATCAGTAATAATGGATGGAGGCAACAAGTGGAGTATATATAGAAATATAATATTACCACTGTCAAAACCAGCACTTGCCACTATGGCGATAGGTACATTTTCAGGAACTTGGATGGAAGTGTTTACAGCATTAACAGTAATAAAAACTCAATCAAAACGAACACTTCCTATAGCAATAAAACTGCTTCAAAATGGAAAAGCCACTCAATGGGGTGTGATATTTGCCGCAGCTATATTAGTTTTAATACCTATAATAGTTATATTTATAGTGTTTAATAAACAGTTTATAAAATCTGGTGGAAGTGAAGGAGCTGTAAAAGGTTAG
- a CDS encoding carbohydrate ABC transporter permease has translation MENSTVTVSQQKDKKVKFDRKRREALEGWAFIGVGFLLFLIFIAYPLLKNIMMAFMNYSVNPNKPSTFIGLANFKKAFFPGGAIDESSKFYLSLRNTLLAVIVTVPIQWFLGMIVAILIESLSRGKVFYRFLLYVPVISDWIVVAILFKYIFQDTQGALVNSILLKLHLISQPVSWLQNEWTGNIVIWALCIWKGIGWVMIMYTAAIQDLPKDIYEAADVDGATKAQQMWKITLPLLASRTYFIIINLIIGAFNIMLQVMLVTAGGPLGKTDVLLDYMYNKAFSSFDFGYAAALSLIMSVILIIISTVQRKLTKDAEIQF, from the coding sequence TTGGAAAATAGCACAGTTACTGTTTCACAGCAAAAAGATAAAAAAGTTAAATTTGATAGAAAGCGAAGAGAGGCACTGGAGGGATGGGCATTTATAGGAGTTGGCTTTTTACTATTCTTAATTTTTATAGCATATCCATTACTTAAAAATATCATGATGGCATTTATGAACTATAGTGTTAACCCTAATAAACCAAGTACATTTATAGGACTTGCAAACTTTAAGAAGGCATTTTTCCCAGGAGGCGCTATAGATGAGAGTTCAAAGTTTTATTTATCACTAAGAAATACATTGCTTGCAGTAATAGTTACTGTACCTATCCAATGGTTTTTAGGAATGATTGTGGCAATATTAATAGAGTCTCTTTCAAGAGGAAAAGTATTTTATAGATTTTTGTTATATGTCCCTGTTATATCAGATTGGATAGTAGTTGCTATATTATTTAAATATATTTTCCAAGATACTCAGGGAGCTTTGGTAAACTCAATACTTTTGAAGCTGCATCTTATAAGTCAACCTGTTTCTTGGCTTCAAAATGAGTGGACAGGAAACATAGTAATATGGGCGTTATGTATATGGAAGGGCATTGGCTGGGTAATGATAATGTACACTGCTGCAATTCAAGATTTGCCTAAAGATATTTATGAAGCAGCTGATGTAGATGGAGCAACAAAAGCTCAACAAATGTGGAAGATAACCTTGCCACTTCTTGCATCTAGAACTTATTTTATAATAATTAATTTGATAATAGGTGCTTTTAATATTATGCTTCAGGTAATGTTGGTTACTGCAGGTGGACCACTTGGAAAGACTGATGTTCTTTTAGATTATATGTACAATAAAGCTTTCTCAAGTTTTGATTTTGGGTATGCAGCAGCACTTAGTTTAATAATGTCTGTAATCCTAATAATCATTTCCACAGTACAGAGAAAATTAACCAAAGATGCAGAAATTCAGTTTTAA
- a CDS encoding extracellular solute-binding protein encodes MKNKKVISLILTGIMASALFVGCGNNSADTNGQGSAKTVADLTKLKGQIEMWSTFTDAENKVLKEKIVPAFNKTYPDIKVKITPMPSGDDYKKQILQGAMSGTVPDLARTDIVDVAQYAEQDYLEPLDSMPGFDDLKKEIYEGPMSTNYYNSHYYGLPLDANTKIAIFNKSMLEKAGFKEAPKTMDELVQYAAKAKENKVAGIGIAGLESWAIGPYFLSLGGKFTDDKNTKASGYLNSDASVKALEKIVEWNNNGYVAKSLLGGEGTWEGYNAGHYGMIDDGPWWYPTNKNQKNVKDNVVFAPIPKGDGGSISLVGGEDTVIFKASKNKEQAYAFARFLASDDAQTIFATELGMMPVNTNTSKKSVVTDNPILKIYMEQLKSTWARTPSPKWGDISNAIKEDFELAVRKKKSPKDALDDAAKKVDSLLQAKK; translated from the coding sequence ATGAAAAATAAAAAAGTAATTTCATTAATTTTGACAGGAATTATGGCTTCTGCACTGTTCGTAGGCTGTGGCAATAATTCTGCAGATACGAATGGACAAGGATCTGCTAAAACTGTTGCAGATTTAACAAAGCTTAAAGGACAAATTGAAATGTGGAGTACTTTTACAGATGCAGAGAATAAAGTTTTAAAAGAAAAAATAGTTCCTGCATTTAATAAGACATATCCAGACATTAAAGTGAAAATTACACCAATGCCTAGTGGAGATGATTATAAAAAGCAGATTCTTCAAGGAGCTATGAGTGGGACTGTGCCAGATCTTGCAAGAACTGATATCGTGGATGTGGCTCAATATGCAGAGCAAGATTACTTAGAGCCTTTAGATAGCATGCCAGGTTTTGATGATTTAAAAAAGGAAATCTATGAGGGGCCAATGAGCACTAATTACTATAACAGTCATTATTATGGGTTACCACTTGATGCAAATACAAAGATAGCGATCTTTAATAAGTCAATGTTAGAAAAAGCAGGCTTTAAGGAAGCTCCTAAGACTATGGATGAATTAGTACAATATGCTGCTAAAGCAAAAGAAAACAAGGTAGCAGGAATTGGTATAGCAGGTTTAGAGTCTTGGGCAATAGGTCCATATTTCTTGTCCCTAGGTGGCAAGTTTACAGATGATAAGAACACAAAGGCATCTGGATATTTGAACAGTGATGCTAGTGTAAAAGCTCTTGAAAAGATAGTGGAATGGAATAATAACGGCTATGTAGCAAAGAGTTTACTTGGTGGAGAAGGTACTTGGGAAGGATATAATGCAGGTCACTATGGAATGATTGATGATGGTCCATGGTGGTACCCAACAAATAAAAATCAAAAAAATGTTAAGGATAACGTAGTGTTTGCTCCAATTCCTAAGGGAGATGGAGGAAGTATATCACTAGTAGGTGGAGAAGATACAGTAATATTTAAAGCTTCTAAGAATAAAGAGCAAGCTTATGCTTTTGCAAGATTCTTGGCTTCTGATGATGCTCAAACCATATTTGCAACAGAGTTAGGTATGATGCCTGTTAATACTAATACTTCTAAGAAATCCGTGGTTACTGATAATCCAATACTAAAAATATACATGGAACAGCTTAAATCAACTTGGGCTAGAACTCCAAGTCCAAAGTGGGGAGATATCTCAAATGCTATTAAAGAGGACTTTGAGCTAGCAGTAAGAAAGAAAAAGAGTCCAAAAGATGCTTTAGATGATGCTGCAAAGAAAGTGGATTCTTTACTTCAAGCAAAGAAATAA
- a CDS encoding AraC family transcriptional regulator: MNLLSIYTSIVPSVRLIGHVDYVKPWKHFNRTINEYILYIVKTGELYIKEKNVEYHLIKGDVLLLEPNIEHYGYKEASCHYYYIHFKHPKISPLNISSYEEIVQKLMDKRKAALHSEYLSELSDTTPEFYLPKYYHYEDENELMSLLVNADSDYYHKYEGYKRIASLKLLEMLIKISRDYTSTKIESSQPQFSKAFVKCRNIQHYINSNYQNKITSADIEQNFESNYDYLNRVFQRMTGYSIMNYLNIIRVNRAKDLLDATPLKISEVGYLVGIDDPYYFSKLFKKISGITPSSYMKLKSKNSI, translated from the coding sequence ATGAATTTATTATCAATATATACAAGCATTGTTCCATCAGTAAGGCTAATAGGGCACGTAGATTATGTAAAGCCTTGGAAACATTTCAATAGAACTATTAACGAATACATTTTATATATAGTTAAAACTGGAGAACTCTATATTAAAGAAAAGAATGTAGAATACCATCTTATTAAAGGAGATGTTTTGCTGTTAGAACCCAATATTGAACACTACGGATATAAGGAAGCTTCTTGCCATTATTATTACATTCACTTTAAACATCCTAAAATTTCTCCTTTAAATATCAGCTCTTACGAAGAAATAGTTCAAAAATTAATGGACAAAAGAAAAGCTGCTCTTCACAGTGAATATCTTAGCGAACTTTCTGATACGACGCCTGAATTTTATTTACCAAAATACTATCACTATGAAGATGAAAATGAATTGATGTCTTTGCTAGTAAATGCTGATAGCGATTACTACCATAAATACGAAGGCTACAAAAGAATAGCTTCTTTGAAACTTTTAGAAATGTTAATAAAAATAAGCAGAGACTATACCTCTACTAAGATAGAAAGCTCTCAACCTCAATTTTCAAAAGCCTTTGTAAAATGCAGAAATATACAACACTACATAAATTCTAACTATCAAAATAAAATAACTAGTGCTGATATTGAGCAAAACTTTGAATCTAACTATGATTATCTAAATAGAGTTTTTCAAAGAATGACTGGATATAGCATAATGAATTATCTTAACATTATTAGGGTAAACCGTGCAAAGGACTTGCTTGATGCCACTCCTCTAAAGATTTCTGAGGTTGGCTACTTGGTTGGAATTGATGACCCTTATTATTTCAGTAAACTTTTCAAAAAGATTTCTGGAATTACTCCTTCAAGCTATATGAAGCTAAAGAGCAAGAATTCTATATAA
- a CDS encoding HXXEE domain-containing protein, whose product MNELKWFVWMFPLLFIVHDMEEIVMAKCWCKKGFKQHIRLPITPFGCTKNTAGFAIGVYEELILWIFATMLGNITGFYGLWYGLLVANIVHLILFHIILLPLSYRHYVPGEITGWLTVIPCCYILKLAQNILGYSVAEIAIWITVGILFAFINMKILHKNINNLAKLVE is encoded by the coding sequence ATGAATGAATTAAAATGGTTTGTGTGGATGTTTCCATTGCTATTTATTGTACATGATATGGAAGAGATTGTTATGGCAAAGTGCTGGTGCAAAAAGGGGTTTAAACAACATATACGTTTGCCTATAACACCTTTTGGATGCACAAAAAATACAGCTGGATTTGCTATAGGGGTGTATGAAGAGCTGATTTTATGGATTTTTGCCACTATGCTTGGCAATATAACTGGATTTTATGGGTTATGGTATGGCTTACTAGTAGCTAATATTGTACATCTGATTTTATTCCATATAATATTGTTACCATTATCTTATCGACACTATGTTCCTGGGGAGATAACAGGATGGCTAACTGTTATTCCATGTTGCTATATTTTAAAACTTGCCCAGAACATTCTTGGTTATTCTGTTGCTGAAATTGCCATTTGGATAACAGTTGGAATTTTATTTGCTTTTATTAACATGAAGATATTGCACAAGAACATTAATAATCTTGCTAAATTAGTTGAATGA
- a CDS encoding TetR/AcrR family transcriptional regulator has product MNQNDLRVIKTRKNIEESFIFLLKQKDFYKITVQDILDTALINRSTFYKHYEDKYQLAETLCNEVLDLLKAGVRNRFCCATLEDALITIKPLYQILSAKREEILALFNIHTDTIHLYDDMADLLKRSFYEQHNTKTQHSPKILDYFSVLYASHVMTSIKWCLQNNGYEELCNHAQVFFKLAEVFKYP; this is encoded by the coding sequence GTGAATCAAAATGACTTACGTGTTATAAAAACCAGAAAAAATATTGAGGAGTCTTTTATTTTCTTACTAAAACAAAAGGACTTTTATAAAATCACTGTGCAAGATATATTAGACACAGCTTTAATTAACCGTTCTACCTTTTATAAACATTATGAAGATAAATATCAACTGGCTGAAACGCTTTGTAATGAAGTATTAGATTTACTAAAGGCTGGTGTGAGAAATCGATTTTGCTGTGCCACTTTAGAAGATGCTCTTATTACAATAAAACCATTGTACCAGATACTATCTGCCAAACGAGAAGAAATTTTGGCTCTCTTTAATATCCATACAGATACCATTCATTTATATGATGATATGGCTGATTTACTAAAAAGAAGCTTTTATGAACAACATAACACCAAAACTCAGCATTCCCCTAAAATTTTAGACTATTTTTCAGTGCTATACGCATCACATGTTATGACTTCAATTAAATGGTGTCTTCAAAATAATGGATATGAGGAATTATGCAATCATGCTCAAGTTTTTTTCAAATTAGCAGAAGTTTTTAAGTACCCATAA
- a CDS encoding flavin reductase family protein: protein MKKNIGSVLGLYPTPSTIVGTVVEGKVNWSTIAHVGIVGVDFIMLSIGKERYTSIGIKENKAVSVNLVSEDMVVEADYVGLVSGSKVDKSQVFKYYMGELNVPIIDKSPLVMECELVDIYDSKDYDNFILKVVHTHVEEDRLNENGNIDYEKVRPVLFELPTASYLKTGDLVAKCWNIGKEYKISE from the coding sequence ATGAAAAAAAATATCGGATCAGTTTTAGGTCTTTATCCAACACCTTCAACAATAGTAGGAACAGTAGTTGAAGGTAAAGTTAATTGGAGTACTATTGCTCATGTGGGAATTGTAGGCGTGGATTTTATAATGCTTAGTATAGGAAAAGAACGTTACACCAGTATAGGGATAAAAGAAAATAAAGCAGTTTCCGTTAATTTAGTAAGTGAAGATATGGTGGTGGAAGCTGATTATGTAGGACTTGTGTCTGGTAGCAAAGTTGATAAATCACAAGTGTTTAAATACTACATGGGAGAATTAAATGTTCCAATAATTGATAAGTCACCACTTGTAATGGAATGTGAATTAGTAGATATTTATGATAGCAAAGATTATGATAATTTCATCTTAAAAGTTGTTCATACTCACGTGGAAGAAGATAGATTAAATGAAAATGGAAACATAGATTATGAAAAGGTAAGACCAGTATTGTTTGAACTTCCAACAGCATCATATTTAAAAACAGGTGATTTAGTTGCAAAGTGTTGGAATATTGGAAAAGAGTATAAGATATCAGAATAG
- a CDS encoding winged helix-turn-helix transcriptional regulator, translating into MNNSKKFNCPVEATLSLIGGKYKAIILFHLINQTLRFSELQKLIPQATPKMLTQQLRELESDELIIRTIYPVVPPKTEYSLSEFGKTLTPIIDAMCDWGNNYLNKNNIHNDIII; encoded by the coding sequence ATGAATAACTCAAAAAAATTCAACTGCCCCGTGGAAGCTACCCTAAGCCTAATTGGCGGAAAATATAAAGCAATCATTTTATTTCACTTAATAAATCAAACTCTTCGATTTAGTGAGTTACAGAAGCTAATCCCCCAAGCCACTCCCAAAATGCTTACTCAACAATTACGAGAACTAGAAAGTGATGAGTTAATTATAAGAACTATTTATCCCGTAGTTCCACCTAAAACTGAGTACTCTCTCTCAGAGTTTGGAAAAACCTTAACTCCTATAATAGATGCAATGTGCGATTGGGGTAATAATTATTTAAATAAAAATAATATTCATAATGATATTATAATTTGA
- a CDS encoding SMI1/KNR4 family protein, with the protein MINWFKKKNNVINNEMKLDKKRKEYILDLLDKARKADPNFKQFGAQSHKYKLKPTISEKEVSEAEKKYNFRLPEDYFWFITNVGNGGAGPYYGLKPFKVDNIEYLASLGKETLLSPMKSQEEYDNFIEKYEECDDDEYDELESELWQGLLYLGTQGCTLNMNIILSGENKGKIMYGDYDRHRPVFAYGNSFIEWYECWLIETAKGYDMTWYGGKMPGDEKELINKYLTCKDDIKLKIQILFSMMKFEKVSSETLNILYEHYCTTTNEDERLELFKRLVRFNHPKINQIIIDGFDSDEPDKYVDYIVMYQQNNFNFWYKILLDNIEKFSYKCVDSIFWRVFQQCSNVDVNDFLKLLKSNDVNMRAVTLGNLFRFCNTNDYIEEILPMFNDEKIVVNKAIYMTHDSDDKRLIPIYEKILKEYKLENDKEDNFAINYMEKFLERMKLKA; encoded by the coding sequence ATGATTAACTGGTTTAAGAAAAAGAACAATGTAATTAATAATGAAATGAAATTGGACAAAAAAAGAAAAGAGTACATATTAGATTTACTTGATAAAGCAAGGAAGGCTGATCCTAATTTTAAACAGTTTGGTGCTCAAAGCCATAAGTATAAGTTAAAGCCTACAATTTCAGAGAAAGAAGTCTCAGAGGCAGAGAAAAAGTATAATTTTAGATTGCCAGAAGACTATTTTTGGTTTATTACCAATGTAGGTAATGGAGGGGCAGGTCCCTATTATGGATTAAAACCATTTAAAGTAGATAATATTGAATATCTTGCTTCTTTAGGTAAGGAGACTCTTTTATCACCAATGAAATCACAAGAAGAATATGATAATTTTATTGAAAAATATGAGGAATGTGATGATGATGAATATGATGAGCTTGAGAGTGAATTATGGCAAGGATTATTATACTTAGGAACTCAAGGATGTACATTAAATATGAATATTATTTTATCAGGTGAGAATAAAGGAAAGATTATGTATGGTGATTATGATAGACACAGGCCTGTCTTTGCATATGGAAATTCATTTATAGAGTGGTATGAATGTTGGCTAATAGAAACTGCAAAAGGTTATGATATGACATGGTATGGTGGAAAAATGCCTGGAGATGAGAAAGAATTAATTAACAAGTATCTAACGTGTAAGGATGATATAAAACTAAAAATTCAGATTTTATTTTCCATGATGAAATTTGAGAAGGTATCATCAGAAACTTTAAATATTCTATATGAGCATTATTGTACCACAACGAATGAAGATGAGAGATTGGAGTTGTTTAAGAGATTAGTAAGGTTTAATCATCCTAAAATTAATCAAATTATAATAGATGGCTTTGATTCAGATGAGCCAGATAAATATGTAGATTATATTGTGATGTATCAGCAAAATAATTTTAATTTTTGGTATAAAATCTTATTAGATAATATAGAAAAATTTTCGTATAAATGTGTAGACAGCATATTTTGGAGAGTATTTCAACAGTGTAGTAATGTTGATGTAAATGACTTTTTAAAATTACTAAAAAGTAATGATGTTAATATGAGAGCAGTAACTTTAGGAAACTTGTTCCGTTTTTGTAATACCAATGATTATATAGAAGAAATATTACCAATGTTTAATGATGAAAAAATAGTTGTTAATAAGGCCATTTATATGACTCATGATAGTGATGATAAAAGACTTATACCAATTTATGAAAAGATATTGAAAGAATATAAGTTGGAGAACGATAAAGAGGATAACTTTGCAATAAATTATATGGAAAAGTTTTTAGAAAGAATGAAGTTGAAAGCTTAA
- a CDS encoding DUF6199 family natural product biosynthesis protein, translated as MNLIACILLTIIGGAMLVMPKKVWIISDSWKVKTKAEPTSLYLILIRIGGSILIIGGISAILLFRS; from the coding sequence ATGAATTTAATAGCCTGCATATTATTAACTATTATCGGAGGTGCAATGCTAGTCATGCCTAAAAAAGTATGGATAATTTCAGATTCATGGAAAGTAAAAACAAAGGCTGAACCAACATCATTATACCTAATCCTTATTCGAATAGGTGGTTCTATATTGATTATTGGTGGTATTAGTGCAATTCTTCTGTTTCGTTCCTAA
- a CDS encoding response regulator transcription factor, whose product MPYTILIADDESEILEVLEMFLENDGLSVIKANNGLEALNAVNQERIDMAIIDIMMPEIDGLKLLKKIREKSNIPVLILSAKGCDNDKIIGLGLGADDYVSKPFNPLEIVARVHAQLRRFYNLNPDKTHGANTIIKIGNLELNTDENTLKRKDKYIELTNREYRIIKLLMESPGRIFTKKQIFENAWDDYFVEDDSTIMVHISNIRSKIEEDTKNPVYLKTIKGLGYKFEKKVVFDE is encoded by the coding sequence ATGCCTTATACAATTCTTATCGCAGATGATGAAAGTGAAATCTTAGAAGTACTAGAGATGTTTCTTGAAAATGATGGTTTATCAGTAATAAAAGCTAATAATGGGCTTGAAGCTCTAAATGCCGTTAATCAAGAAAGAATTGATATGGCTATAATTGATATCATGATGCCTGAGATAGATGGACTTAAGCTTCTTAAAAAGATTAGGGAAAAAAGCAATATCCCTGTATTAATCCTCTCAGCTAAAGGCTGCGATAATGATAAAATTATTGGGCTTGGATTAGGGGCAGATGATTATGTATCAAAGCCTTTTAATCCACTTGAAATAGTTGCAAGAGTACATGCTCAGTTAAGAAGATTTTATAATTTAAATCCAGATAAAACTCATGGAGCCAACACTATAATTAAAATTGGTAATCTTGAGTTAAATACAGATGAAAATACTCTTAAGCGTAAAGATAAATATATTGAATTAACCAATAGAGAATACAGGATAATTAAACTTCTTATGGAATCACCAGGAAGAATATTTACAAAAAAGCAAATATTCGAAAACGCATGGGATGACTATTTTGTAGAAGATGACAGCACTATAATGGTACACATTAGCAACATCCGAAGCAAGATTGAAGAAGACACTAAAAATCCAGTATATTTAAAAACAATTAAAGGTCTTGGATACAAATTTGAAAAGAAGGTAGTTTTTGATGAATAG